The sequence CACTGGGAAACCGTGCGCTTCGACCTGCAGCATCCCAACAATGCCATCCAGCGCCAGGGCGGCTGGAATGCCTTCATCAACCGCCAGATCCTTCCCTACCGGGGTGGCCGCGCCGATTGGGTCCCCAATTATTCCCTGCATCTGCTGGGCGGCGGCATGGTGTACCGCAAGAACGCGGAGTGGTTCGAGGCCCATGGCGTTCCGTATCCCAAGCTCACTTCGGCCCTGATCGGAACCGCTGCAGAACTGCTTCAGGAAACGGTGGAGAAGACCTCCACCAAGCCCGACGACGAGATCGCCGATGTATATCTTTTCCGGCCCCTCGGAATGCTGCTTTTCAATTGGGATCGGTTCGCGCGCTTCGCCGCGGAAGACTTGCACCTGGCGGAATGGAACGGGCAGCCCATCTATGAGCCGGACTATGCGCGGCCTTCGGGCGCCAAGGGCCGGATCACCAATGTGAGCCAGAATTTCGTGGTGCGCCCGGTGATCGGCGGGCCCGATGCGGCGCGCCCCTTCATCTATTTCGGGCTCACGACCCTGGTGGGGCTGTCCCATTCGGTCACGAGGTCCGACAGCTTTTCATGGGGCTTCGGCGCCTCCATCCAGAAGGCCCAGGACCCCACCATCACCCATTTCAGCGCCGGTCTCTTCTACGACCGCAACGACTCGCTGCTGGCTTCGCTGATCTTCAACGGCACGGATGATCTCAAGGTGCGCCTGAACATCTATCCAGGCTTCGTGGGCACCGGAAAGTGGTGGTCGCCGGGCATCTACGTGGGCCTCGGCGGCAAGGGCCGCCTCAGCGCCGGCCTCACGCTCCGCGTGTTTCCGGTGGGCTGGGGCCGCACCCAGCATCCGACGCCGGCGATCCCGCCGCCGCGTTAGTCCCAAGTCTCAAGTCCCGAGTCGCAAGACCCAAGTCCCAAGCCCCAAGCCCGCACGAATGCTGCATCGGGCTTCCTTGAGACTTGAGTCTTGAGACTTGGGACTAATACGAGCCCTCGTCCTTCATGGGCGGATAGTCCTTCCCGAATTTGTTCTTGTGCGGCTCGAAGGGGGGGAGGTTCGCGCTCAGGGTCCACTCGCCGCGGACGCTGCCCTCGCCGATGGTGATGGGGAAGACCCTTTCGCCGGTCTCGGGATGCCAGAGCTTCAGCCGGTAGGTGCCGCTGGGGATTCCTTCGAAGGCCAGGCCCGCCTTGCCATCCAGCACTTGGGCGTAGGGGGTTTCCAGGACCCACAGGAATGCGTTCATCTTGTGGTGGACATTGCAGTACAGCTTCACCAGGCCTGGCTTGGCCAGCTTGACGGGCGGCGGCGTGTCGCCGGGCTCGTACTGGCCCGTGTCGAAGGGCACGGCGCAGCAGACGCTGAACACGTTGTGGACGATGGAGTCCTGGTTCGGAAAGGCGACCAGGCTGCCGGGCGTGGTCCAGGCCACGCGGGGGGAGAACCGCTTGCCTACCGTCCGGATGCGCAGCAAGGGGCGTTTCGACATGTTGGGCCTGGGCGCCGACAGCGGTTCCAGGATGGCGATGACATCCTTCAGGGTTTCCCGCGGTTTTCCAGTCTTATCCACCACCTTCACCGGGCCGGAGAGGCCCCCGGCCAGGAGGGGAATGGCCAGCAGCGCCAGCATGGATGACTTGAGGGGCATAGGGACTCCGTCAGGCGTCCCAGGAAGCCTACTCCAATTCATCGATCTGGCTGTAGAACCCGGCCGGCGCTTTCCCCAGGGCCGCGCGCAGGATGGCGGCATGGCTCACTTCATCGCCCATGATCCGGGCCGCGGCCTCCAACAAAGCCTTGGTCTTGAACTGCGATATCGCGGCCTGGTAGGCCCTGGCGGCCTTCATCTCCAGGAACAGGGCCAGCCGCAGCACATCGGCTTCGGATTTCAGTTCAAAGGCACTGAAGTCGTAGTCTTTCTTGGGGTCCGCAGGAGAACCGCCCAGGTTTTTAATGACAGCGCTGAGGGCTTCGCGGTGGCTTTCATGGCTGCCCTTGAAGGTGCCGCCCACGGCCAGCACGCCTTTGCTCAGCAGGCCCGAGCCGCCCGCCAGCCCGTAGGCGTAGATGGCCGTGTGCTCCAGCACCAGTGCGCCGTTGAGTATGCTCAGGTCCCCGGTGGGCCGGGCATCCCCGCCGGGGGCGGCCTCGGGTTTGCGGCAGCCCAGCAGGCCTCCGGAGGCGGTCAGCACGGCCCCTCCCATCAACGCGCTGAGGAACAAGCGGCGGTCGGACATGGTCGCTCCAGGCATGGACATCGAGGGTGAAGGTGGATTTTTAGGCACTCTGTATCGCTTAAAGGTTTGGATGCCAGGAACCCTTGGCACGTGCCACTCCTTTTGCGCATCGAAGGCAAGAACGGAAGGCCGCTAAGATTGTCCAAACCCGTTTCCCCTTCTCCGAGGTCCGCCATGAGCCGTGAAGTGCGCTGGTACCGCTCGCTCGCCTGGAAGTTCTTCCTCCGCACGAGCGTGACCATCCTGGTGATCATCGGCGTGCTGGTCTTCATCACCTCCACGGTGGCGGACCGGAAGGCGCGGGAATCCGCCGGGGCGCAGATGCTCTCCGCCAGCCAGGTGGTGGACCGCACCTTCGAGCAGCAGGGCAAGATCATGGACGCGGGGCTGGAGGTCTTCACCCAGTATTCGGCCAATCTGGCGAACATCGAAAAGGGCGATTACTCGTCCGTGCGCGACACCTTGTTGGACAACCTCTCCCGGCTCAATTCCCAGATCGCCGTGGTCATCCGCCCCTCGGGCGCCCTGCTCTCCTGCACCACCGACGGCGTCAAGCAGGACTACAACGACGTGGGGATCGTGCAGATGGCCATGTACCCGGATGAAGCCAGGAAGGCGGGCTATCCCGGCCCTTCCTACCGCGGCTTCTTCAAGATCGACGAAGGGAAATTCAAGGGCGTCTACCATGCGGTGGCCCGGTCCATCTCGACCCCCGGAGGCGCTTCCCTCGGCGTCATGCTGGTGGGCAACAGCCTCAGCGACGAGGCCGCCAAGGAGCTGCGGTTCGTGTCCCTGCCCCCGGGCCGGAAAGGCGACCTGCCGCCCCATTTCGGGTTGTTGAGCCAGTTCCAGATCCAGGGGCTCACGGTGGCGGATGCGAGCCAGCGCGATGCGCTGCAGCGGGCGATTTCCACGGGGGACGGCTTCAAGGCGGCCCAGGCCGGAGTCCTGGCCGGGCAGAGGTCCGCCACGATCCCCGTTGCCCTGGAAGGCAGGCCCTACCTCGCGGTCCTGGCGCCCTTGAAGGGAGTCAACGCTCTGGATCTCAGGATCGCAGACGTGGTGATGATGCCTCTCGAACCCTTCCTGGCGCCTTTCGTGACCATCCGCAACGTGATCCTCGCGACCGGGGCGGGCGGGCTGCTCCTCGCGATGATCTTTTCGCTGACCTCCAGCCGCGCGGTGACCTCGCCCCTGTCGGCCCTGGCCCGCGCCACGGCCCAATTGGCCGAAGGAGAAAGGCCCGAGATTCCGGCGCTCAACAGCCAGGATGAGGTGGGCTACCTCACCCAGGCCTTCCGGGCGATGCTCTCGGAGCTGAAGGCGAAGGATGAATTGCTGGCGGCCCTCGAGCACCTGGACCCGAAGGACGGTCGCCGGGGCATGGGTGCGGAGATGGAATCCGTGGCGCAGAGCCGCGTCAGCATGAGCGCCGTGGATGTGGACGCCACCATCATGCTGGCCACGACGTCCCAGGTGATGCGCGGCGAAGACCCCTCGCCCCAGCGGAAGCGGGTGACCCTGAAGGAAGGCGAGATTTTCGCAGGCCGATACCGCATCGAGAACATCCTGGGGAAGGGCGGCATGGGCATCGTGCTGAAGGCCCACGACCAGCAGTTGGACGAGGACGTGGCCCTGAAGATCATCCGGCCCGAACACGACCTTTCCACGGGCTTCCTGGAGCAGCTCAAGCAGGAGATCAAACTGGCCCGGAAGATCACCAACAAGTACGTGCTGCGCACCCATGACTTCGGCGAGTTCGAAGGCCTGCCCTTCGTTTCCATGGAATACCTGAAGGGCGTCACCTTGAAACAGCTCCTGGACGACCGGGGCAGCCTGCCCATCGGCCTGGTGCTCCGCATCGGCCGCCAGGTCTCGGAGGGCCTGGAGGCCGCGCACGGCGAGGGCGTAGTGCACCGCGACATCAAGCCGTTGAACATCCTGTTCGATGCCCGCGGCGACGCCAAGATCATGGATTTCGGCCTGGCCGCGCCGGTGGCCGCCAAGGGCTCCTCGGCCGAGGGCCAGGTCTTCGGCACGCCGCGCTACATGTCCCCGGAGCAGGTGAGGGGCGAACGGGTGGATCCCCGCACGGACCTCTACGCGCTCGGCGTGATGCTCTTCGAGCTCTCCACGGGCTTTCCGCCTTTCGAGCATGCGGTCATCACGGAGCTGCTGCGCATGCACCTGAGCACCCCGGTGCCCAGAGCCAAGGAACTGGCTCCGGACCTGCCCGAGGGCTTTTCCTTCCTCCTGGAGCGGCTCATGGCCAAACGCATCGAAGACCGGCCCGCTTCGGCGATGGAAGTGGTGGAAATCCTCAAGCTCCTAGCCGCCGGCGGTTCGGGCGAAACGAAGCGGGTGGCGTGATGGACCGCCGGGAGCTGCTGCTGGCCCTCGCTGCCGTGGCCGCCAGCGGGAGCCCCTTGCTGGCCGGGGGGAAGATCAAAAAGGGCGATTGCGCTTACAAGGGATTCAAGCTCCACGGGAAAGTCCAGATCGTGGACCATTTTCCGGACCTCAAGATCCAGATCGTCGACCATTTTCCCGACCTGAAGGTGCAGAAGGTGGAGCACTTCCCCAACGCCTGCGGCCAGTGGCAGATCGTGGAGCATTTCCCGGATTTCAAGGTGCAGATCGTCGACCATTTCCCGGATCTCAAGATCCAGTGGGTGGACCATTTCCCTGGCGTGCCCTGAATCCTAGCCTTCCTCGAAGCCCCGCTGCGCGAAGCGGCTCAGTTTTTCGTCCACATCCCGCATCTGCAGCGCCCGCGCCACGTAGCGGCCGATCGGGTCGGCCTCCAGGTTCACGGCGTCGCCGGGCTTCATGGACGCCAGGGCCGTGCGCTTCACGGTTTCCGGGATCAGGGCGACGCTGAACCAATCGCGGCCGCAGTCCACGACCGTCAGCGAGATGCCGTCCACGGCGATGCTGCCCTTGGGGGCCGTCATGGGCGCGAAAAAGGAAGGCATTGTGAACCGCCACAGCCCCTCGCCTCCGGGCCGCTCCAGCAGGGCGCCCAGGCCGTCCACGTGGCCGCTGACCAGATGCCCGTCCAGCGGATCGCCCACCCGGAGGCTCGGCTCCAGGTGCAGCGTGGCGCCGATGGACAAGCGGCCCAGGGTGGTCTTGGCCAGGGTCTCTTCGCTCAGCTCCGTTTCCCAGGCCCGCTCGTCGCAGAGCACCGAGGTCAGGCAGGCTCCGTTCACGGCGATGCTCGCCCCCAGCTCGGCGTGGTCCAGCACCTCCTGGGCGGCCGCGATGCGCAGCCGGGCCCCGCCGCTCCGGGGGCTGCGGGATTCCAGGGTGCCAAGGTGGCGGATCAGACCGGTGAACATGGGTGTCTACAGCCTAGCGCGTGGGTTCCAAGTCTCGAGTCGAAAGTCGAAAAGTCAAAAAGTCAAAAAGTCGAAAAGTTAAAGGGCTACGGCCTAGGCATCGCCGTTCTGCAGCGCGCTTTTCCGTGCGCCGTAGGCGAAATAGATGGCCAGGCCGATGGCGAGCCAGACCACGAAGCGGATCCAGGTGAGCCAGGGCAGGCCCAGGGCGAACCAGACGCAGCCGACGATCCCCGCGGGAGCCAGGACCCACATGGCGGGCATCAGGAACTTGCGGGGGGACTCGGGGCGGCGGTGGCGCAGGACCATCACCGCGACGCAGACCACCGCGAAGGCGAAGAGGGTCCCGATGTTGGTGAGTTCCACCACTTCATCGATGTTCAGCAAGGCCGCGGGGATGGCCACGATGAAGCCCGTGAGGATGGTCGCGTTGGAAGGCGTCTTGAATTTCGGATGGATCTTGCCGAACCAGGGGCCCAGGAGGCCATCGCGGCTCATGGACATGAAGATGCGCGGCTGGCCCACCTGGTAGACCAGCAGCGCCGCCGTGGTGGCGATGACGGCGCCGAAACTGATCACGGCGGCGATGGCGGCCATCCGGTGCTCGGTGAAGATGTAGGACAGCGGGTCGGCGATGCCGCCCAGCTTGGTGTAGTGCACCATCCCCGTCGTGACCAGCGCGACGGCCGCGTAGATCACGGTGCAGATGCCCAGGGACCAGAGGATGCCCAGCGGCAGGTCGCGGCCGGGGTTCCGGCATTCTTCCGCCGTGGTGCTCACCGCGTCGAATCCGATGAAGGCGAAGAAGATGATCGCCGCGCCGGCCTGGATGCCCTTGAATCCGTGGGGCACGAAGGGATGCCAGTTGGCCGGGGCGATGAACTGGATGCCGAGGCCCACCACCGTCAGCAGGATGACCACCTTGATGACCACCATGATGCTGTTGGCGCGGGCGCTTTCCTTGATGCCGATGTAGCAGAGCCAGGTGATGAGCACGGTGATGATCACCGCGAGCAGATTGATGGTGACCGGGAAGCCGCCGATGGTCGGGGCGTTCTTGAGCACGTCCCAGTGGGCGAAGGTGGCCGCCCCGTCGGCCAGCCCGGCCTTGGCATCCGCGATCACGTGCAGTTTGTCGGACAGGCCGAGTTTCTCCACGCCCGCGCCGAGCTTCAGCGCCGTGCGCGGATCCATGGCCAGCCAGCCGGGAATATCCACGTGGAAGACATTCGACAGGAAGCTCCGCGCATAGTCGCCCCAGGAAATGGCCACGGCGACATTGGAGACCGCGTATTCCAGCAGCAGGTCCCAGCCGATGATCCAGGCCATGAGTTCGCCCAAGGTCGCGTAGGCATAGGTGTAGGCCGAGCCCGAGACCGGGATCATGGAGGCCAGTTCGGCATAGGCCAGCGCCGTGAAGCCGCAGATGAGGGCCACCAGCAGGATGCTCAGCACCAGGCTGGGGCCCGCGGGCAGGCGGCCGTCGGCCATGTTGCCCGCCGCCGCGGTGCCGATGCTTGAAAAGATCCCGGCGCCGATGATGGCGCCGATGCCGAACATCGCCAGGTCGAAGGCGCCGAGATTCTTCTTGAGCTGGTGTTCGGGCTCATCGGCCGTGGCCTTGAGCTGTTCGAGGGATTTCGTGCGGAAAAAATTCATGCGGCTCATTCCTGGATTTGAATCGTTTCAAGGGGAAAGATCCAGGGTATCAGGTGGGCTTTGGGCGGTAGGCGGTAGTCTGTAGGCAGCGCCACCGACGCGGCCCCGGGCCGCACCCGCCACCCATCGCCCACAGCCCATAGCCAAGCCCATGTTCCTTTGGAAAGACCGCCGACTCCGCTTGAACCTGACCCGCCTGGGGATCCAGTACCTGGTGGCCCTGTTCCTCGTGGGCGCTTTCTCGGTGAACACCGGAAACAACCTGTTGTACGTGATCTTCTCCCTGATGCTCGGGCTGTTCCTGGTCTCGGGCTGGGTGAGCCGCGCGGCGCTCCGGGGCCTGGCCCCGGCCTCCCTGGAAGAGGGCAACCTGTTCGCGAGGGTGAGGGGCGGCCTGCGGGTCAGGTTCAAGGACAAGGCCCCGGCGCGCCTGCGGGCCCTGGAGGTGCATCTGGAAATGGAAGGCGGCCGGGTCGAGCCGGGCTTTCTCGCGGGGGGCGACAAGACCGCCGGGGAGCCGCTGCTCGTGCTTCATGCGCGTTGTGAAAAGCGCGGGTGGACCAAAATCAGCAGCCTGGAGATCCGCACCAGCTATCCCTTCGGCTTCGTCGAAAAAGCCCTTCGCTTCACCCTCGACCAATCGGTCCTCGTGTTGCCCCATCCCCGCACCAACATCCTGCCGCCGCGCGCGCCGAAAGGGGAGGTCCGCCGCAACATTCCGGTGGCCGGCGAGAGCAGCCCCGAGGGCTCCCGGCCCCTCCGCCCGGGGGACGCCCCCAGCCGCGTGCACTGGAAACGCACAGCCCAGCGGGGCCATCCCTGGGTCCGCACCTTCGAGGGCGAGCAGCCCGAAGGCCTGCACCTCCGGCTGGAATTGAAGGATTGGGCGTCCGGCCGGCCCTTCGAACGGGAATTGGAGCGGCTTTCCGGCGCCATCCTCCAGGCCAGGCTCCAGAAGCGGGATGTCAGCCTGGAGATCTTCGGCGAAGGGTTCCGCCGGGAGGCCTTCGGCCATACCGCATGCTGGCGGGCCCTGGCCGTCGCCGAGCCCGAAGGCGTGGTGAATGCCGCCCTCATCCTCAACCCCACCGGTCCACTTGCCATCCCGATCCCTGGAGGCGCCCATGCCTTTTGAAACCGCCCAAGCCCCTGAATGGACGCCTTTGCTGAAGGCCGCCTGGGAGGCCAGAGGCAGGGCCCATGCGCCCTATTCGGGTTTCCAGGTGGGGGCCGCGCTCCTCCGCAGAGGCGGAAGCGTGGTGGCCGGATGCAATGTGGAGAACGCGAGCTACCCCATGTGCACCTGCGCTGAGCGCACGGCGGTGTGCGCCGCCGTGGCGGCCGGGATGAAGGAGGGCGAGCTGGAAGCGATCGCAGTGGTGACCGGCGCCGAGGTCCTGACGCCTCCCTGCGGGGCCTGCCGGCAGGTGCTCGTGGAATTCGCGGACGATCTGCCCATCCTGCTCGACAACGGCCGCCAGAGGGTGCTGCGCCATTTGAAGGACCTGCTTCCGGATGCTTTCACAGGCCGTAATTTCACCCCCCCTGGGCAAGACTCGTCGCATCGCCAGTTGTAGTAATCCGGGAGCCTTCCTACACTGACAGTAACTTCTGCCAGGCCACCCATGTCCATCGATCGAGCCAAAGTCACCAAGGAAGCCGACAAGCTATTGGCGGCTGGCCGCATCGACAAGGCCATCGAGGAGTACCGCAAGCTTCTGGATGACAATCCCAAGGATCTGCCGCTGATGAACCGCATCGGCGATCTGTGCGTCCAGGCCAAGCGCATCGGCGAGGCCATCGACCTGTTCAAACGCCTGGGCATGACCTATGAACGGGACGGCTTCACCCAGAAGGGCATCGCGGTCCTGAAGAAGGCCACGCGCCTGGCGCCGGATGACCTGGACATGAGCGGCCGTCTGGCGGATATGTACCGCCAGGTGGGGATGATCAAGGACGCCCTGCAGGTGCATCTGTCCGTGGCGGAATTCTTCACCAAGAAAGGCCTCATCAAACGGGCCCTCGAGGAATTCGCCAAGGTCGTGGAACTGGACCCCAAGAACCTCAAGAACAAGGTGAAGCTGGCGGACCTCTACAACAAAGAAGGGATGAAGGACCGCGCCGCGGCCATCTACCTGGAAGTGGCCGAGGCCCTGGCCATCGAGCAGATGCACACCGAGGCGAACCAGATCCTCGAGCGGGCCAAGTCCATGGTCAGCACGCCGCAGGTGTTCCTGACGCAGAGCCGCCTGGCGGTGATCCAGAAGGATCTCAGTGCCGCGGCCAGCCACCTGCGGGAAGGCCTCAAGGCCAATCCACGCAGCAATGAATTGCTGGAGGCCCTGGCCGAGATCGAAATCCAGAGCAAGAATCCGGACCGGGCCCTCGAAGCCCTGGGACAGATCCCCCAATTGCCCGAGAAGGCGCTGCAGCTCTGCGAACGCGCCCTGCGCGATCTACTGAAGGCCAACCGCGGCGAGGAAGGCCTGCGGCTGTTCAAGCCCATCGGCCGCGAATTCGCGCGGCGGGGCATGGGCGACAACGCCGCCAAGGCGCTGAAGAGCGCGCTGCAGGGCCACTGGTCCAGCGAAGCCTACATCCAGCTTGCGGAGATCGCGCATCAGAGCGGGAACCGCCAGGAGCAGGGTGCCGCGCTCCAAAACGCGTACAACCTCGCCACCCAGCAGAGGGACCAGAACCTCGCCGCGCACTTGGCCGAACAGCTCAAGGCCCTGGGCATCACGCCAGGGGAAGCGCCGGATGCCCCGCCCTCTTCGCCGGGAATGCCGGCCTACGCAGGTGCCTCCGAGCACACCATGGGCGGGGGCCGGCCCACCGACACCACCGAGATGGACCCGGTCAAACAGCTGCAGATCCAGCAACTGGTCCGGGAAGCGGAAGCCTACACCCGGTCGAAGTCCACGGACCGCGCGGTGGAGGCCTACAAGAAAATCCTCGAACTGGATCCCGCCTTCGACATCGCCATCGACAAGATCGCCGAGATCCACAAGGCCTCCGGCATTCTCAGCCGGGTGCAGATGCACTACGTCCAGACCGCCCAGGTCCTGGTGGGAAAGGGATTCAGGAACAAGGCTCTCGAGTTGCTGGACCGCGCCGAACAGATGTTCCCGGGTTCCACGCGCCTCCACCGCCGGACTTTGGGCCTCGTCGATGTCGCCGCTCCGCCTCCGCCGACCGCCCCACCGGCCCCGCCCCGGGCGCCGGCCCCGCCCCGCCCCGATCCCTTTTCCGCGCCGCCTCCGCACATGGCGGATTCCATCGCTTTGGGGCCGCCTCCCAGCGAGTCGCTGGGCGGAGTCCCCTTCAGCACGCTGCTGCCCCCGGAAACCAAAGGCGCCCCGGCACCTCCTCCGGAGATGTTGATCTCGTTGGATCTGCCCGGGGGCCTGCCGGCCATCCCCGCATCGGCGGCTTTGGAACCCGGCGCGCCGCTTGCACCATTGGCTCCCGCGGGCCCCGCCGCCGTCGAATCCGCCCAATTCAATCTTCCGACTCCCACCGATTCCATGGATTTCATGGCCGATCTGGATCTGGGGGCAGCGCCATCCTTCGGCCCCATGGGCTCGTCGCCTTTCGATTTCATCCCCCCGGAACCGGAAGCGCCGGCTGCCCCTCCGGCCCCAGCCGCCGAAGCGCCCGGCACGCCGCCCGAAGCCATGTTGACCATGCCCATGCCGCTCATGCCCATGCCTGGCGAGGTTCTGGGGGTCGGCGGAGAGCCCCCGACGCTGCCTGGCTTCCCGGTCTTCGAACCCTTGCCGGGCGCCATCGCCGCCACCGGCCCGGTGGTGGATGATGAGCTCGCGTCCGTCCTTTCGGACATCGATTTCCAGATGGACTACGGCAGCCCCGAGGAGGCCAAGGAAGAGATCGTCGCGGCGCTCCAGCAGTACCAGGACCATCCGGAGCTGCTGTCCCGCCTGAACCGCGCCGACGAAGCCCTGCGCAAGATCGGCGTGGAGGCCACCTCCAAGGATGACGATGATTTCAGCCACTCCTTCTTCGACCTCACCGACGTGCTCGGCGACGCCTTGCTCGAGACCGGCGAAGGCGAGGAGATGCACGATGCCACCAACGTGGTGGAGAAGGTGCAGAGCGTGGACGAGCTGTTCTCCGCCTTCCGGGACGGCGTCGAAAAGCAGGTCCAGGGCGACGATTACGACACCCACTACAACCTGGGCATCGCCTACAAGGAAATGATGCTGCTGGAGCCGGCCGTCGAGGAATTCAAGAAGGCCATGGTCGATCCGGAGCGCACCCAGGAATGCTGCTCCATGCTCAGCATCTGCGAGCTCGAGCTGGGCAACCAGGAGGCCGCCATCGATTGGCTGAACCAGGGCATCCACGCGCCCGGCTTCCCCCCCGAGGACAGCATCGGCCTGCGCTACGACCTCGGCGAATTGCTGCTGTCCGCGGGCCGCCGGGATGAGGCCAAGATCGAGTTCACGGCTGTCCACGACATGGATCCGGACTACAGGGAAGTGGCGGCCCGGTTGGCCTGATGCCGGTTGCGAGGTAGAGGCAGCAGGCGCGATGGGCGAAGCTCTGGCCGAGCTTCACCCAGACCTCAGACCTCGTGCCGAATGCCCGAAGCGCCCCAGGGCTGCAAGGCCTGCAGCGCGGGCTGCGCGGCCTTTCCGGGGCGCTGGAGGCGCGTGAGTTCCAGGGCCTGCCCATCCCCTGCGGCGAACCAGGCGCCCCCCTTGTCCCATCGCAAGGTGCCCGGGGCGTCGCTGCTGGGTTTCAAGGAACCTGCGCCGAGGACTTTGATGGGCTGGTTTTCCAGCAGCAATTCAATGCCGGGCCAGGGCTGCAGGCCCCGGACGCGGCGATGCAGTTCCAGCGCGGGCCTGGACGGATCCAGGCGGGACATGGCCTTGGTGAGCTTGGGGGCGAGGGTGGCGCCCGCGGAGTCCTGGGCTGCGGGGCGGGCTGTGCCGTCCAGCAGGGCGGGGAGGTGCTGCTCCAGCAGCGCCGCCGCATCGCAGGCCAATTGAGCGAGCAACGAATCCGACGTGTCCTGCATCGTGATGGGCCGCCGGCTCATGGCCAGGACCGGACCTTCATCGAGCCCTTCGGTCAGCCGCATGAGGCTGACGCCGGTCTCCGGGTCCCCGGCCAGGATGGCGTGGTTCACGGGCGCGGCTCCCCGCCAGCGGGGCAGCAGGGAGAAATGCAGATTCCAGGCGCCCAGGCGGCAGGATTCCAGCATCCAGGAAGGCAGGAGGTGCCCGTAGGCCACCACGATGGCCAGTTCAATGCCCAGGGACTCCCAGAGCGATCGCGCCGCTTCCGTCTTCCACCGTTCGGGCTGGTGCACCGCGAGGCCCAATTCCTGGGCGGCCGCGGCCACGGGCGGGGGGGTGAGCGCGCGGCCTCTGCCAACGGGCCGGTCGGGGTTGGAGAAGACCGCCTGGACCGGATGCGCCGCTGCCAAAACGCGGAGGGCCGGCACGGCGGCCTGGGGCGTGCCGAGAAAGGCGATGCGGGTCACGAGGCTTTGTGCTGCTTCTGATACCGGCGCTGGATGACCTGGCGTTTCACCGGACCGAAGTACTCCACGAAGAGCCTCCCGCGCAGATGGTCGATTTCATGGCAGTAGGCGCGCGCCATCAAGTCCTCGCCCCAGATCTCGTCCCAGGTCCCGTCGGGCCGGCGGTTCTTGATTTTCACTTTTTGCGGGCGCTCCAGCACCTCATGGATGCCGGGAATGGACAGGCAGCCCTCGGGGCCGGTCTGGCTGCCTTCTGTTTGGAGGATCTCGGGATTGATCAGGACGAGCTTCTGGGATGGATCCTCCCCGCAGGAGCAGTCGATCACCGCGAGATTGAGATTCACGCCGACCTGGGGGGCCGCCAGTCCGACGCCTTCCTCGTCCAGGGCCGTCTCGAACAGGTCCGCCACCAGCTGCTCCAGCTCCGGCGACCAGGGGCCCACATCGGCGCTGTTCTTTTTCAAGCGGGGGTCGCCCCAGGTGAGTATCGGTCGGACAGCCATGCATTCCTCG comes from Holophagaceae bacterium and encodes:
- a CDS encoding ferritin-like domain-containing protein translates to MSDRRLFLSALMGGAVLTASGGLLGCRKPEAAPGGDARPTGDLSILNGALVLEHTAIYAYGLAGGSGLLSKGVLAVGGTFKGSHESHREALSAVIKNLGGSPADPKKDYDFSAFELKSEADVLRLALFLEMKAARAYQAAISQFKTKALLEAAARIMGDEVSHAAILRAALGKAPAGFYSQIDELE
- a CDS encoding protein kinase; its protein translation is MSREVRWYRSLAWKFFLRTSVTILVIIGVLVFITSTVADRKARESAGAQMLSASQVVDRTFEQQGKIMDAGLEVFTQYSANLANIEKGDYSSVRDTLLDNLSRLNSQIAVVIRPSGALLSCTTDGVKQDYNDVGIVQMAMYPDEARKAGYPGPSYRGFFKIDEGKFKGVYHAVARSISTPGGASLGVMLVGNSLSDEAAKELRFVSLPPGRKGDLPPHFGLLSQFQIQGLTVADASQRDALQRAISTGDGFKAAQAGVLAGQRSATIPVALEGRPYLAVLAPLKGVNALDLRIADVVMMPLEPFLAPFVTIRNVILATGAGGLLLAMIFSLTSSRAVTSPLSALARATAQLAEGERPEIPALNSQDEVGYLTQAFRAMLSELKAKDELLAALEHLDPKDGRRGMGAEMESVAQSRVSMSAVDVDATIMLATTSQVMRGEDPSPQRKRVTLKEGEIFAGRYRIENILGKGGMGIVLKAHDQQLDEDVALKIIRPEHDLSTGFLEQLKQEIKLARKITNKYVLRTHDFGEFEGLPFVSMEYLKGVTLKQLLDDRGSLPIGLVLRIGRQVSEGLEAAHGEGVVHRDIKPLNILFDARGDAKIMDFGLAAPVAAKGSSAEGQVFGTPRYMSPEQVRGERVDPRTDLYALGVMLFELSTGFPPFEHAVITELLRMHLSTPVPRAKELAPDLPEGFSFLLERLMAKRIEDRPASAMEVVEILKLLAAGGSGETKRVA
- a CDS encoding riboflavin synthase, yielding MFTGLIRHLGTLESRSPRSGGARLRIAAAQEVLDHAELGASIAVNGACLTSVLCDERAWETELSEETLAKTTLGRLSIGATLHLEPSLRVGDPLDGHLVSGHVDGLGALLERPGGEGLWRFTMPSFFAPMTAPKGSIAVDGISLTVVDCGRDWFSVALIPETVKRTALASMKPGDAVNLEADPIGRYVARALQMRDVDEKLSRFAQRGFEEG
- a CDS encoding amino acid permease encodes the protein MNFFRTKSLEQLKATADEPEHQLKKNLGAFDLAMFGIGAIIGAGIFSSIGTAAAGNMADGRLPAGPSLVLSILLVALICGFTALAYAELASMIPVSGSAYTYAYATLGELMAWIIGWDLLLEYAVSNVAVAISWGDYARSFLSNVFHVDIPGWLAMDPRTALKLGAGVEKLGLSDKLHVIADAKAGLADGAATFAHWDVLKNAPTIGGFPVTINLLAVIITVLITWLCYIGIKESARANSIMVVIKVVILLTVVGLGIQFIAPANWHPFVPHGFKGIQAGAAIIFFAFIGFDAVSTTAEECRNPGRDLPLGILWSLGICTVIYAAVALVTTGMVHYTKLGGIADPLSYIFTEHRMAAIAAVISFGAVIATTAALLVYQVGQPRIFMSMSRDGLLGPWFGKIHPKFKTPSNATILTGFIVAIPAALLNIDEVVELTNIGTLFAFAVVCVAVMVLRHRRPESPRKFLMPAMWVLAPAGIVGCVWFALGLPWLTWIRFVVWLAIGLAIYFAYGARKSALQNGDA
- a CDS encoding DUF58 domain-containing protein; amino-acid sequence: MFLWKDRRLRLNLTRLGIQYLVALFLVGAFSVNTGNNLLYVIFSLMLGLFLVSGWVSRAALRGLAPASLEEGNLFARVRGGLRVRFKDKAPARLRALEVHLEMEGGRVEPGFLAGGDKTAGEPLLVLHARCEKRGWTKISSLEIRTSYPFGFVEKALRFTLDQSVLVLPHPRTNILPPRAPKGEVRRNIPVAGESSPEGSRPLRPGDAPSRVHWKRTAQRGHPWVRTFEGEQPEGLHLRLELKDWASGRPFERELERLSGAILQARLQKRDVSLEIFGEGFRREAFGHTACWRALAVAEPEGVVNAALILNPTGPLAIPIPGGAHAF
- a CDS encoding cytidine deaminase, whose translation is MPFETAQAPEWTPLLKAAWEARGRAHAPYSGFQVGAALLRRGGSVVAGCNVENASYPMCTCAERTAVCAAVAAGMKEGELEAIAVVTGAEVLTPPCGACRQVLVEFADDLPILLDNGRQRVLRHLKDLLPDAFTGRNFTPPGQDSSHRQL